The Gordonia sp. KTR9 genome contains a region encoding:
- the pstS gene encoding phosphate ABC transporter substrate-binding protein PstS, whose product MKINRNGALASVSAIAALTLVTACGGGSEQTVSGEGSTAQQKAMEHFSQVLTDNSDVVLDYTGSGSGDGIKKFIAGDVDFAGSDSALKADEVTEATARCNGNAPWHLPLVVGPVAVAYNLEGVDDLKLNPSVIAKIFNGKITKWNDPAVAALNPGVQLPASDIVPVYRSDSSGTTDNFQRFLENSAPADWPYEHSKEFAPKGVGSGASKSTGVGDTVKKTPGSITYVEWGFATENDLGVAQVDFGAGPVALNAESAGTALESLAFKDPASKDLVVDTDALFASKAPGAYPLLLTPYSIVCSAGYEDEATSQTLKDAFTGILNDGQAGLEEIGYVPVPDAFKAKLQGTIDSLSGGSGNA is encoded by the coding sequence GTGAAAATCAATCGGAACGGCGCCCTGGCGTCGGTGTCGGCGATCGCGGCACTGACTCTCGTGACGGCGTGCGGTGGGGGAAGCGAACAGACGGTCAGCGGCGAGGGCTCCACCGCGCAGCAGAAGGCCATGGAGCACTTCAGCCAGGTCCTGACCGACAACAGTGACGTCGTGCTCGACTACACCGGCAGCGGCTCCGGTGACGGCATCAAGAAGTTCATCGCGGGTGACGTCGACTTCGCCGGGTCGGACTCCGCCCTCAAGGCCGACGAGGTCACCGAGGCCACCGCGCGCTGCAACGGCAACGCCCCGTGGCACCTGCCGCTGGTCGTCGGTCCCGTCGCGGTCGCCTACAACCTCGAAGGTGTCGACGACCTCAAGCTCAACCCGAGCGTCATCGCGAAGATCTTCAACGGCAAGATCACCAAGTGGAACGACCCGGCCGTGGCCGCGCTGAACCCGGGCGTGCAGCTGCCCGCCAGCGACATCGTCCCGGTGTACCGCTCGGACAGCTCCGGTACCACCGACAACTTCCAGCGCTTCCTGGAGAACTCGGCTCCCGCCGACTGGCCGTACGAGCACAGCAAGGAATTCGCTCCCAAGGGCGTCGGCTCGGGTGCCTCGAAGTCCACCGGCGTCGGCGACACCGTGAAGAAGACCCCCGGATCGATCACCTACGTCGAGTGGGGCTTCGCCACCGAGAACGACCTCGGAGTGGCGCAGGTCGACTTCGGTGCCGGCCCGGTCGCGCTGAACGCCGAGAGCGCCGGTACCGCCCTCGAGTCGCTGGCCTTCAAGGACCCGGCCAGCAAGGACCTCGTCGTCGACACCGACGCGCTGTTCGCCTCCAAGGCTCCGGGTGCGTACCCGCTGCTGCTCACCCCGTACTCGATCGTCTGCTCCGCGGGCTACGAGGACGAGGCCACCAGCCAGACCTTGAAGGACGCCTTCACCGGAATCCTCAACGACGGCCAGGCCGGCCTCGAGGAGATCGGCTACGTGCCGGTCCCCGACGCCTTCAAGGCCAAGCTGCAGGGAACCATCGATTCGCTGTCCGGTGGGTCCGGGAACGCCTGA
- a CDS encoding glycosyltransferase family 2 protein encodes MLSSHPVDPLADQATPVPGAPDPDAPVRPYPTLSVVVCCYTERRRRLLDIAIAEIRAQLGPGDELVLVVDHNETLWADLAAAHPDAVVCANEGSRGLSDARNSGTAAARGDIVVFIDDDACPAPGALAAVRARCTDADVVAVGGAVVAQWDSPAPRWFPEEFGWVIGCDYRGLPGDGSAIRNPIGAAMAVRRDALTDIGGFSTRLGRRGTMPAGCEETLMGIDLRRRDPSSKIVRDTTFGVTHAVTDDRARFVYFARRCYQEGRSKAILSELAGTGDALSSERRYTTRVLPSGVWRHRRTPSRVGALVMGFVFTCAGYVSGLARRDRGVSR; translated from the coding sequence GTGCTGTCCTCCCATCCTGTCGATCCACTGGCCGACCAGGCGACCCCCGTCCCGGGTGCCCCCGACCCCGACGCCCCGGTCCGCCCCTATCCGACCCTGTCGGTGGTCGTCTGCTGTTACACCGAACGCAGGCGCCGGCTGCTCGACATCGCGATCGCCGAGATCCGGGCACAGCTCGGCCCCGGCGACGAACTCGTCCTCGTCGTCGATCACAACGAGACCCTGTGGGCCGACCTCGCGGCCGCACATCCCGACGCGGTCGTGTGCGCGAACGAGGGATCCCGCGGGCTCTCCGACGCGCGCAACTCCGGCACCGCCGCCGCCCGCGGTGACATCGTCGTCTTCATCGACGACGACGCGTGCCCGGCACCGGGGGCACTCGCGGCCGTTCGGGCCCGATGCACGGACGCCGACGTCGTGGCGGTGGGGGGAGCCGTTGTGGCGCAGTGGGATTCGCCCGCGCCCCGGTGGTTTCCCGAAGAATTCGGATGGGTGATCGGTTGCGACTACCGAGGACTGCCCGGCGACGGCTCGGCCATCCGCAACCCGATCGGCGCCGCCATGGCGGTCCGCCGGGACGCACTGACCGACATCGGCGGATTCTCGACGCGGCTCGGCCGGCGCGGCACGATGCCCGCCGGGTGCGAGGAAACCCTCATGGGCATCGACCTGCGTCGTCGCGATCCTTCCTCGAAGATCGTGCGCGACACCACTTTCGGGGTCACCCATGCGGTGACCGACGACCGCGCCCGGTTCGTCTACTTTGCCCGTAGGTGCTACCAAGAGGGACGCTCCAAGGCGATTCTGTCCGAATTGGCCGGCACCGGCGATGCCCTGTCGAGCGAGCGGAGATACACCACCCGGGTGCTGCCCTCCGGGGTCTGGCGTCATCGCCGGACCCCGAGTCGTGTCGGCGCGCTCGTCATGGGCTTCGTGTTCACCTGTGCCGGATACGTTTCCGGCCTCGCCCGCCGCGACCGGGGTGTGTCCCGATGA